From one Babesia bovis T2Bo chromosome 3, whole genome shotgun sequence genomic stretch:
- a CDS encoding putative 50S ribosomal protein L15 codes for MDTLAFMIFAICCLTNIAPRILAFSHTGQCPLGNRSSIWTYRANKLPRIGSCNAINKSEESEASVATDIIPEYYGAEYTEDDLNKEREEIRDCLVLNEFSMKKDKLPRAHPLYKFLREERKKVIKIERIQRWRQAEARRQEWRDFFQSVKDGTFENIFTVEQQDIWGRMLDKTVELAHPLIDEIERIMDNGSLSPEKRNEMAVELRTRVQDIREQVFQDFEPELRTSGALERAQRYIASVPTYIMDICQPDVNHNVYIKPQNCTIDADIEWSNTVLGSGREPNEPYWKWHLLPSLGQKRKKRLGRGHGSGKGGSSGRGCKGQKHRSGRYVNPVFEGGQMPLYRRLPKFVGRPVGPGHRHGRKKYELIPIHQLNVAKDGTVVDWATLECLGARLGRYKRGHPIKVVGGKKYGGVAEPLTARNLIVKAHAFTKSAAKEIYQMGGRCFLLRPSTLDIVQEEYHPEVPRARRYIFSGKISRRERRRREIMKRVKEEIDKEDREIDSAMNKVSTCDTGIDSVPQNASQPTAMEPSLPETDNIAGTQNQQTKTDPIAEASQIESVPECNTTDTSDSNTAPKKKRGRKPKGTT; via the exons ATGGACACCTTGGCTTTCATGatttttgcgatatgcTGTCTTACGAACATAGCTCCCAGAATCTTGGCATTTAGTCACACAGGCCAGTGTCCATTGGGCAATAGAAGCTCTATATGGACATATAGAGCCAATAAGTTGCCACGGATTGGTTCTTGTAATGCAATTAATAAATCAGAAGAATCCGAAGCCAGTGTTGCTACGGATATAATACCGGAATACTATGGAGCCGAATACACCGAAGATGACTTGAACAAGGAACGAGAAGAGATTCGCGACTGCCTTGTTCTCAATGAGTTTAGTATGA AAAAGGATAAGTTGCCAAGGGCGCACCCGCTGTATAAATTTCTACGAGAAGAGCGCAAGAAGGTGATTAAAATAGAAAGGATACAGCGTTGGCGGCAGGCTGAAGCCCGACGCCAGGAATGGCGTGACTTTTTCCAATCAGTAAAG GACGGCACTTTCGAGAATATATTCACTGTCGAGCAGCAGGACATTTGGGGACGTATGCTTGATAAGACCGTGGAACTAGCTCACCCACTAATCGATGAAATTGAACGAATCATGGACAATGGGTCGTTATCCCCGGAGAAGCGCAATGAAATGGCAGTGGAACTAAGGACGCGGGTACAGGATATTCGCGAGCAAGTGTTCCAGGATTTTGAACCTGAATTACGTACTTCGGGAGCACTGGAACGTGCGCAGCGTTACATTGCCAGCGTACCCACCTATATCATGGATATATGCCAACCCGATGTTAACCACAACGTATACATCAAGCCGCAGAATTGCACTATTGACGCCGATATCGAGTGGTCGAATACAGTTTTAGGCAGCGGCAGGGAGCCGAACGAACCATATTGGAAGTGGCACCTGCTGCCGTCACTGGGACAGAAACGTAAAAAACGATTAGGTAGAGGCCATGGCAGTGGCAAGGGTGGTAGTTCAGGTCGTGGGTGCAAGGGCCAGAAACACAGATCGGGCAGATATGTAAATCCGGTCTTCGAAGGCGGCCAGATGCCATTGTATCGGAGGTTACCCAAGTTTGTTGGACGACCCGTTGGACCCGGTCATCGGCATGGTAGAAAAAAGTATGAGCTCATACCAATACATCAACTCAATGTAGCGAAAGATGGAACTGTAGTGGATTGGGCGACATTGGAGTGCCTGGGAGCACGGTTAGGTCGATACAAGCGGGGGCATCCAATAAAAGTTGTTGGAGGCAAGAAGTATGGAGGCGTTGCAGAGCCCCTTACAGCCAGAAACCTTATCGTAAAGGCACATGCGTTCACGAAATCTGCCGCTAAGGAAATTTACCAAATGGGTGGTCGCTGCTTCTTGCTGCGACCGTCGACCCTAGATATAGTACAGGAAGAATATCACCCTGAGGTACCCAGAGCAAGGCGTTATATATTCAGCGGCAAGATATCCAGACGTGAACGCAGACGTAGAGAAATAATGAAGCGTGTAAAAGAGGAAATAGATAAAGAGGACCGTGAAATTGATAGTGCTATGAATAAAGTATCCACTTGTGATACTGGGATCGATTCGGTACCACAGAATGCATCGCAACCCACTGCCATGGAACCATCATTGCCAGAAACAGATAACATAGCAGGAACCCAGAATCAACAAACGAAGACAGATCCAATTGCAGAAGCTTCACAGATAGAATCTGTGCCAGAATGCAACACGACTGATACGAGTGACAGTAACACTGCACCTAAGAAAAAGAGAGGAAGGAAGCCAAAGGGTACCACATGA
- a CDS encoding putative 50S ribosomal subunit protein L17, translating to MKLVGFLFYCLVLRFVTSFRERSLTSLLISSCNRFPFGLYGNLRECQKLKRSHSPRRALLRALTTQVLRHGRIITTLNKAKQTKPRVERIIKYAKHPNTRHARILINKWLYDRELAENVLKLAPIRFKERHGGYCRIKRLSYSTVGDNSKRAILELLDY from the coding sequence ATGAAACTTGTTggttttttgttttattgcttGGTGCTTAGATTCGTTACGTCATTTCGTGAGCGTTCTTTGACATCGTTGTTAATCTCAAGCTGCAATAGGTTTCCATTTGGGTTATATGGAAATCTCCGTGAGTGCCAAAAGTTAAAGAGGTCTCACTCCCCCCGTAGAGCGTTGCTGCGGGCACTGACAACTCAGGTGCTACGCCACGGTAGAATAATAACCACACTAAATAAAGCAAAGCAGACGAAGCCGCGCGTAGAAAGGATTATCAAGTATGCAAAGCACCCTAACACGCGCCACGCGCGAATACTGATCAATAAGTGGTTATATGACCGAGAATTGGCAGAAAACGTTCTGAAACTAGCTCCTATTCGTTTTAAGGAACGCCACGGGGGCTACTGTCGCATTAAACGGCTATCTTACAGTACTGTTGGTGACAATTCCAAGCGAGCTATTCTAGAGCTCCTGGATTACTAA
- a CDS encoding ATPase AFG1 family protein has product MCLPQWLKTLRIPLEKLTTSQRELCIRLDGIRANLERKPQETGWFTFTKRAQSQPVTRGLYIYGGVGQGKTMLMDAFYRQVDSTKTRLHFHEFMIRVQRHLHEMKGTTDGDMMALVARQVVGDVKLLCLDEFFVNHISDAMILKPLFERLFKMGIVVICTSNRPPDDLYLGGLNRDRFLPFIPLLKTQCDLFNLQAHDFRQQGNHIQPGTDIDRVYFVNPEDSDEQAFLAFKSCNSRQPIEADRLLKISELRSLKVPFCSGKEAYFRFSTLCGSGDSVDQGKKEVSLGTEAFVVLAKTFRSIWVSQVPQFDASNSTDGRLRSFMLLIDVLYEHNTRLVLSAKVPLLRLFGMVGVVKIAEEFQLKLTKVYLSTYDLSVKYGHQLDRDGFKQLGTSLGISDVQAGLLFDAMLLPSAETLAVERLWDICENHRLLMRGQECKTTHLYRFDVKDESAQENEFMCSRALSRLFHMSSAAYLQAHRTLSRED; this is encoded by the exons ATGTGTCTACCTCAATGGCTCAAAACACTTCGCATTCCACTGGAGAAACTGACAACATCGCAGCGTGAGCTTTGTATCCGCCTTGATGGAATACGTGCGAATCTCGAACGGAAGCCACAGGAAACAGGATGGTTCACTTTTACCAAGCGCGCTCAATCGCAACCGGTCACTCGCGgtctgtatatatacgGCGGCGTTGGCCAGGGCAAGACTATGTTAATGGACGCCTTCTATAGACAGGTGGACTCCACAAAGACCCGACTGCATTTCCACGAATTCATGATCCGTGTACAGCGCCATTTGCACGAAATGAAAGGCACTACCGATGGTGACATGATGGCGTTAGTGGCTCGTCAAGTCGTGGGAGATGTCAAGCTTCTATGCCTAGATGAATTCTTCGTTAATCACATTTCGGATGCCATGATCCTGAAACCTTTGTTTGAGCGACTATTCAAG ATGGGCATCGTGGTGATATGCACCTCCAACCGGCCGCCAGATGATTTATATTTGGGTGGACTCAATAGAGACAGGTTCCTACCGTTCATACCGCTCCTGAAGACGCAATGTGATCTGTTCAACTTGCAAGCTCACGATTTCAGGCAGCAGGGTAACCATATACAGCCGGGCACCGATATAGATCgtgtatattttgttaaCCCAGAGGACAGTGACGAGCAGGCCTTTTTAGCATTCAAAAGCTGTAATTCTAGGCAACCCATAGAAGCGGATAGATTGCTCAAGATCTCTGAGCTGAGGTCGCTTAAGGTACCGTTCTGCAGTGGCAAGGAGGCATACTTCAGGTTTAGCACTTTGTGCGGTTCGGGTGATAGTGTTGACCAAGGGAAAAAAGAGGTATCCCTGGGAACAGAGGCCTTTGTTGTATTGGCCAAGACATTCCGTAGCATATGGGTTTCCCAGGTACCGCAATTTGATGCTAGCAATAGTACTGACGGCCGGCTGCGTAGCTTCATGTTACTTATAGATGTGCTCTATGAACACAACACTAGGTTAGTACTATCCGCGAAGGTACCCCTGCTAAGGTTGTTTGGCATGGTCGGCGTGGTCAAAATTGCGGAAGAGTTCCAACTTAAGCTTACGAAGGTCTATCTAAGTACATATGACTTATCTGTTAAATATGGGCACCAATTGGATAGAGATGGCTTCAAGCAGCTGGGCACTAGCCTCGGGATATCAGATGTACAAGCTGGGTTACTATTTGACGCCATGCTACTACCATCGGCAGAAACATTGGCGGTGGAGCGCCTCTGGGACATATGTGAGAACCACAGGCTTCTAATGCGTGGCCAAGAGTGCAAAACAACTCATTTGTACCGCTTCGATGTAAAGGATGAGAGTGCACAGGAGAATGAATTCATGTGTTCGAGGGCACTGAGCCGTTTATTCCACATGTCGTCGGCTGCCTATCTCCAGGCGCACCGTACTTTATCCCGTGAGGactaa
- a CDS encoding chromo (CHRromatin Organization MOdifier) domain containing protein produces MSRKRSASAESDSKSEYEVEDILEFCMVRKQPKYLVKWKGFSDSDNTWEPENNLKNLRGFAVKMKKLKDEYLQQDSKVPAPSGNEKSTKAAPVPKPTEISSTVKKQKKPDSSDSSPVSPKKSSRTTSISESTKNVSVEIQPSSRQSSPVENQNKSADKTADVMQVATKPEEAVEVEDLLDYKPRLKKDYFFVRWKGEWEDSWEPRHNLLIVGDLMNKMNELKMSYMRIYGTSEMEDDVFVTVQSIRISGSATLSAVVVEMTRDTESRTLLPLQEVRRRWPQQLLDFLLSRLRLRASGDVNGDHEVSSTHGIPLK; encoded by the exons ATGTCGAGGAAACGCTCGGCATCTGCGGAATCCGACTCTAAATCGGAGTATGAGGTTGAAGATATTTTGGAGTTTTGCATGGTCAGGAAGCAGCCCAAATATTTGGTAAAATGGAAGGGATTCAGTGACTCGGACAATACATGGGAGCCTGAG AACAACCTTAAAAACTTGCGTGGCTTTGCTGTAAAGATGAAGAAGTTGAAGGATGAGTATTTACAGCAGGACTCCAAGGTTCC GGCGCCTTCTGGCAATGAGAAGTCTACTAAAGCTGCACCAGTACCTAAACCAACTGAGATTAGTTCAAC CGTCAAAAAGCAGAAGAAGCCTGACTCTAGTGATTCATCACCAGTTTCACCTAAAAAGAGTTCGCGTACTACTAGCATTTCAGAATCTACTAAGAACGTTAGCGTTGAGATCCAACCTAGTTCTCGTCAATCATCACCGGTAGAAAATCAGAACAAATCCGCTGACAAGACGGCGGATGTAATGCAGGTTGCTACTAAGCCGGAGGAAGCTGTGGAGGTGGAGGACCTGCTTGATTATAAGCCCAGACTTAAGAAGGACTACTTCTTTGTAAGATGGAAGGGTGAATGGGAAGATTCATGGGAGCCTAGGCACAACCTTTTGATTGTCGGCGACCTCATGAACAAGATGAACGAGTTGAAGATGAGTTACATGCGTATATACGGCACTAGTGAGATGGAGGACGATGTATTTGTAACCGTCCAGTCGATACGCATTTCAGGTTCAGCAACCCTATCTGCCGTGGTTGTTGAGATGACAAG GGACACTGAAAGTCGCACTTTGCTACCTCTACAGGAGGTAAGGCGCCGTTGGCCACAGCAGTTGCTTGACTTTTTGCTGTCTAGGCTTCGTTTGAGGGCGTCCGGCGATGTAAACGGCGATCACGAGGTCAGCAGCACACATGGAATCCCACTGAAATAG
- a CDS encoding ATP-dependent protease La (LON) domain family protein — protein sequence MTYGTELWAMTKSLPFGRYLTYILLAIDHVNGFRVDNVPGGIQRRFGVLRSDHIDEMMFECGIYNENLRFPRNVDSVLNPHAPRDPAAQARLEQMSLELTKDQLAKYKQRKEYLRINLPISGEVSRPKGGYLQDIYCILEEHNRELLENELYKKGSSGSGQMDIDKLRKLVLPTQLYRIFDNPEVIKRWRLFANAVKSTSPLVPGHVSTVTLSETHRKLLVEEIRKNNVFGIAIAFIHPPENPESEVEISQHASMCEFVDITDLDTSGSIVVRAVQRLNILKMHDSDDPVVLADVSLLEDDHLPFKNAVVTHENARTVGKLYDRCNMDEAYLSKLSGRKADFELISAREKFQDKLEHMIRDVPVDGKHEYRIMELTSFIALEFHADVETRMWAANIRDTEERLACANTVLHEKSSYLKRKIAEMSGPPKPLTTSDLLDG from the exons ATGACTTATGGTACGGAGTTATGGGCGATGACCAAATCGTTGCCTTTCGGCAGGTATCTGACATACATTCTATTGGCTATAGACCACGTTAATGGATTCCGTGTAGACAATGTACCTGGCGGCATCCAGAGGAGATTCGGTGTCCTAAGGAGTGACCACATCGACGAGATGATGTTTGAATGTGGGATATACAATGAAAATCTACGATTTCCTCGCAATGTGGACTCCGTTTTGAATCCTCATGCGCCACGTGATCCTGCTGCTCAGGCTAGATTGGAGCAGATGAGTTTGGAGTTGACCAAGGACCAGTTAGCGAAGTACAAGCAGCGTAAGGAATATCTTCGCATAAATCTACCTATATCTGGTGAAGTTTCTAGGCCTAAGGGTGGTTATTTACAGGACATATACTGTATCCTTGAGGAGCACAACCGTGAACTGCTTGAGAATGAACTCTACAAGAAAGGTAGCTCGGGTTCCGGGCAGATGGACATTGACAAGCTTAGGAAGCTAGTGCTTCCTACTCAGTTGTATCGCATTTTTGATAACCCTGAGGTTATCAAACGCTGGCGTTTGTTTGCAAACGCTGTGAAATCAACATCACCATTG GTCCCTGGCCACGTTTCTACGGTTACACTCTCAGAGACACATCGCAAGCTACTTGTAGAGGAAATACGTAAGAACAACGTATTTGGCATTGCAATTGCCTTTATACACCCTCCAGAGAACCCTGAGAGCGAGGTGGAAATATCTCAACACGCTTCCATGTGTGAG TTCGTTGACATCACTGACCTTGACACCAGTGGGTCGATAGTAGTAAGGGCTGTTCAAAGGTTGAACATTCTGAAGATGCACGATTCCGATGACCCAGTTGTGCTC GCTGACGTATCGCTACTGGAAGATGACCATCTTCCTTTCAAGAACGCTGTTGTTACGCACGAAAACGCAAGAACAGTGGGCAAGCTTTACGACCGCTGTAACATGGATGAAGCCTACCTCAG CAAACTATCTGGTCGCAAGGCAGACTTTGAGTTAATAAGTGCGCGTGAGAAATTCCAGGACAAATTGGAGCACATGATTCGGGATGTGCCTGTGGACGGGAAGCACGAGTACCGCATAATGGAGCTGACTAGTTTCATTGCTTTGGAATTCCACGCTGACGTTGAGACACGTATGTGGGCTGCCAATATTCGTGACACTGAAGAACGGCTTGCGTGTGCTAACACGGTATTACATGAGAAATCATCATATTTAAAGCGGAAGATAGCTGAGATGTCAGGTCCTCCTAAACCTCTGACTACCTCTGATTTGCTAGATGGCTGA